CGTCCAGGCTGTCGGTCCTGTAGATCCGGTCCAGGTCCTCACGCCCGATCAGGCCCTGCTCCACGAACAGGTCGAAGCGGATCAGCTGCTCCCAGAAGCGCTTGCCGAACAGCAACACCGGAATTACTTCCTTCTTGCCAGTCTGCACCAGCGTCAGCACCTCGAACAGCTCGTCCATGGTGCCGAAGCCGCCGGGGAAGATGGCCATACCGCGCGCCAGGTTCAGGAACCAGAACTTGCGCATGAAGAAATAGTGGAACTCGAAGCTCAGATTCGGCGAGACGTAGGCATTGGATTCCTGCTCGTGCGGCAGCGAGATGTTCATGCCGACGGACAGGCCGGGATTCACTTCGCTGGCGCCGCGGTTGGCAGCCTCCATGATGCCCGGGCCACCGCCGGTGCAGATGTAGTAGCGGTCTTCGGCGCCGTGGCGCTCGGTGGTCCAGTGCGCCAGGCGCGCTGCCAGCTGGCGCGCGGCGTCGTAGTAATCCACCGCATCCGGCCCGCGGGACAGGCCCGGACGGATGCGCGCCGAGCCCCAGAAGATCACGGCCTTGTGCACGCCGTGCCGGGCTAGCCGCGTCTGCGGCTCCAGGTATTCCGCCAACATGCGCAGAGTGCGCGCCTCCGGGCTGTTGATAAATTGCTGATTTTTATAGGCCTTCATGGAATTCCTCCGGGCTGCCGGCAGTATAGCAACGGCCGCCGGAGCGCCTTGAAAACCGCGCGGTCGCCCCCATCTAGCTGGCAGGGTTGGCAGCGATGCCCCCACAACCCAACGACCTGCAAGGAGACGTTAAGGAGGTGCTGTATATGAACCTGAGATTGTACGAACCGACCAACCTGCTCGGCCAGCTGCACCAGGACCTGAGCCGCATCTTCGATGCGCCTTGGAGCGGTCTTGCGGATCTGTCCACGGCCGACACCAGTTGGTCGCCGCCGGTCGACATCAAGGAGGACAACGAC
The DNA window shown above is from Nevskiales bacterium and carries:
- a CDS encoding LOG family protein, whose protein sequence is MKAYKNQQFINSPEARTLRMLAEYLEPQTRLARHGVHKAVIFWGSARIRPGLSRGPDAVDYYDAARQLAARLAHWTTERHGAEDRYYICTGGGPGIMEAANRGASEVNPGLSVGMNISLPHEQESNAYVSPNLSFEFHYFFMRKFWFLNLARGMAIFPGGFGTMDELFEVLTLVQTGKKEVIPVLLFGKRFWEQLIRFDLFVEQGLIGREDLDRIYRTDSLD